From Oscillospiraceae bacterium CM, a single genomic window includes:
- the rsmG gene encoding 16S rRNA (guanine(527)-N(7))-methyltransferase RsmG, translating to MKSLLIQGAKALGIELTDEMAAQLSLYAAFLEEKNSVMNLTAISGVDDIARFHFLDSLALLPTASFQGCSVIDVGTGPGFPGVPLKIAEPTIKLTLLDSQQKRVNFLKELCTQLKLTGVVCLNARAEEAARTAALRGMFDIAVSRAVARLNVLAELCLPFVKTGGLFMAMKAVDSDAEISEAANAFEKLGAVLEAVKDYEIQGAGIMHRAVCIRKTTATPEAYPRRFAKIQKSPL from the coding sequence CTGAAAAGCCTTCTGATACAAGGGGCAAAAGCATTAGGGATAGAGCTGACGGACGAGATGGCGGCACAGCTTAGCCTCTATGCTGCATTTCTTGAAGAAAAAAACAGCGTGATGAATCTGACCGCGATATCGGGCGTCGACGATATCGCACGCTTTCACTTTCTGGACAGTCTGGCGCTGCTGCCGACGGCATCGTTTCAAGGGTGTTCCGTTATTGACGTTGGCACTGGGCCAGGGTTTCCGGGTGTCCCACTGAAAATCGCAGAGCCGACCATCAAGCTAACGCTTCTCGACTCTCAGCAGAAACGGGTCAACTTTCTAAAAGAGTTGTGCACCCAGCTCAAGCTGACGGGTGTTGTGTGTCTCAATGCACGCGCGGAAGAGGCAGCCCGCACGGCGGCGTTGCGCGGGATGTTTGATATTGCCGTTTCCCGCGCTGTGGCGCGGCTGAACGTCCTCGCTGAATTGTGCCTGCCCTTTGTGAAGACGGGCGGCCTGTTCATGGCCATGAAGGCGGTTGATTCCGACGCGGAAATATCGGAAGCTGCAAACGCTTTCGAAAAGCTTGGCGCTGTCTTGGAAGCGGTTAAGGACTACGAAATTCAAGGAGCGGGCATCATGCATCGCGCGGTTTGCATCCGCAAAACAACCGCCACGCCGGAAGCTTATCCGCGCCGATTTGCAAAAATTCAGAAAAGCCCGCTTTAA
- the mscL gene encoding large-conductance mechanosensitive channel protein MscL, which translates to MKKLISEFKSFAMKGNVMDLAVGVIIGAAFSKIISSLVNDIAMPFIGMFLGGVDFSSWVIDLPRFFGQQNPIVLKLGVFINTVIEFLILAVVVFMFIKLINSLKKKEKEAPSAPPEPTREEVLLTEIRDILRDKKD; encoded by the coding sequence ATGAAAAAGCTGATTTCGGAGTTCAAATCATTTGCTATGAAAGGCAATGTCATGGATCTGGCCGTCGGTGTTATCATCGGCGCAGCTTTTTCAAAAATTATCTCCTCTCTTGTCAATGACATCGCCATGCCGTTTATCGGTATGTTTCTTGGTGGCGTCGACTTTTCAAGCTGGGTCATCGACTTGCCACGCTTTTTCGGTCAGCAAAATCCTATCGTCCTAAAGCTTGGCGTTTTTATTAATACCGTCATTGAGTTTCTCATACTCGCAGTCGTCGTCTTCATGTTTATCAAACTGATCAACAGCCTGAAGAAAAAAGAAAAGGAAGCGCCATCTGCACCGCCGGAGCCAACGCGCGAAGAAGTTCTTCTCACGGAGATCCGTGACATTTTAAGAGACAAAAAGGATTGA
- the serS gene encoding serine--tRNA ligase, translating to MIDIKLIRENPKTVKQKLHDKEADCDAAVDAILALDTRRRELILKTESSKAEQNKLSKQIPQLKKEGADTAALFVQINDLKETIKACDGQLKDVENEYTTLLLSLPNLPDDDLKPGGKEHNEPIRYFGQAHSFDFEPKNHVDLCTALGLIDYVRGVKLSGSGFWVYRGMGARLEWALLNYFIDTHLADGYELVLVPHMLGYECGLTAGQFPKFEDDVFWLDSSADERRRFMLPTAETALVSLHRDEILTEADLPRKYISYTPCFRREAGSYRADERGMVRGHQFNKVEMVQFTKPEHSDAAFDELVGKAEALVKGLGFHFRTVKLAAADCSASMARTYDIEIQIPSMDGYKEVSSVSNARDYQARRGAMRFKRETTGKMEFVHTLNGSGLATSRILPALVEQNQQRDGSVVIPEVLRQYLGGLEMIRPGE from the coding sequence ATGATTGATATAAAGCTGATTCGAGAGAATCCCAAGACTGTCAAGCAAAAGCTGCATGACAAAGAAGCAGACTGTGATGCGGCGGTTGACGCGATTCTAGCGCTTGATACCCGGCGGCGCGAACTGATCTTGAAGACAGAATCCAGCAAAGCGGAGCAAAACAAGCTGTCAAAGCAAATTCCGCAGCTGAAAAAGGAAGGCGCTGACACAGCGGCGCTTTTTGTACAGATCAACGACCTCAAAGAGACGATAAAAGCCTGTGACGGGCAGCTTAAGGACGTTGAGAACGAATATACGACGCTGCTGCTCAGCCTGCCGAATTTGCCGGACGATGATCTGAAGCCCGGCGGCAAGGAGCATAACGAGCCGATTCGATATTTCGGGCAGGCGCATTCATTTGACTTTGAACCAAAAAACCACGTTGATCTTTGTACCGCGTTGGGGCTCATCGATTATGTCCGCGGCGTGAAGCTCTCCGGCAGCGGTTTTTGGGTCTATCGCGGTATGGGAGCCCGCCTGGAATGGGCGCTTTTAAATTATTTTATTGATACGCACCTGGCAGACGGGTATGAGCTCGTGCTGGTCCCGCATATGTTGGGTTATGAATGTGGGCTGACAGCCGGGCAGTTCCCAAAATTTGAAGACGACGTCTTTTGGCTTGACAGCAGCGCCGATGAGCGCCGCCGGTTTATGCTGCCGACGGCTGAGACGGCGCTTGTCTCTCTCCACCGTGATGAAATTCTCACGGAAGCGGATCTGCCGAGGAAATATATTTCCTACACGCCCTGTTTTCGGCGTGAGGCCGGGTCATACCGGGCCGACGAGCGCGGCATGGTGCGCGGCCATCAGTTCAACAAGGTCGAAATGGTTCAGTTTACAAAGCCGGAGCACTCCGACGCCGCTTTTGACGAGCTTGTCGGAAAAGCGGAAGCGCTCGTCAAAGGCCTTGGATTCCATTTCAGAACGGTAAAGCTTGCGGCGGCGGACTGTTCAGCGTCCATGGCGCGGACGTATGATATCGAAATACAGATTCCATCAATGGATGGGTATAAAGAGGTTTCCTCCGTCTCCAACGCGCGCGATTATCAGGCGCGGCGCGGGGCTATGCGCTTCAAGCGCGAGACGACCGGAAAAATGGAATTTGTGCATACGCTTAACGGCTCGGGCCTTGCCACAAGCCGGATTTTACCGGCGCTTGTCGAACAAAATCAACAGCGGGACGGCAGCGTTGTCATCCCGGAAGTTCTGCGCCAATATCTCGGCGGTCTAGAGATGATCAGACCGGGAGAATAA
- a CDS encoding ParB/RepB/Spo0J family partition protein: MAEKGLGMGLGALFGEAALDALPNDFVYLPITKVEPRKDQPRSVFDEEGLQELAESIREHGVLQPLTVRSVGGGYYQIIAGERRWRASRMAGLFEVPARVIEADDRKATELAMVENLQREDLNPVEEARGYRALMAEYALTQEDVSRRVGKSRPVVANALRLLALPENLLKKLETGELSVGSARTLLSLEDEGRIQEAARAITESGMSVRDAEKLVKKMKTEPENVQTIGAGVVVNYIEELETRMTKTLGRRVRIVDGKNKGRIEIEYYDRDDFERLYNLLSTKGDHNA, encoded by the coding sequence CTGCCTAATGATTTTGTTTATTTGCCGATCACAAAGGTCGAACCGAGAAAAGACCAGCCGCGATCGGTTTTTGATGAGGAAGGGCTACAAGAGCTGGCTGAATCGATCCGGGAGCATGGCGTCCTGCAGCCGCTGACGGTTAGAAGCGTCGGTGGTGGTTATTATCAAATTATTGCCGGTGAACGCCGCTGGCGCGCTTCCAGAATGGCGGGCCTGTTTGAAGTCCCCGCCCGCGTTATCGAAGCCGACGACCGGAAGGCAACCGAGCTTGCCATGGTGGAAAACCTCCAGCGCGAGGACTTAAACCCCGTCGAAGAAGCGCGCGGTTATCGGGCGCTGATGGCTGAATACGCTCTGACGCAGGAGGACGTGTCTCGCCGCGTTGGCAAATCACGGCCTGTTGTGGCAAATGCGCTGCGTCTTTTGGCGCTGCCTGAAAACCTTTTAAAAAAGCTTGAGACAGGTGAACTGTCCGTCGGCTCGGCCAGAACGCTTTTGTCCTTGGAAGACGAGGGCAGAATTCAGGAGGCGGCGCGGGCCATTACCGAAAGCGGTATGTCGGTGCGCGATGCCGAAAAGCTTGTGAAGAAAATGAAAACGGAGCCGGAGAACGTTCAAACAATCGGGGCAGGCGTCGTTGTCAATTACATTGAAGAGCTGGAGACACGCATGACGAAGACGCTGGGGCGGCGCGTCAGAATTGTTGACGGCAAGAACAAAGGCCGCATTGAAATTGAGTATTATGACCGGGATGATTTTGAACGGTTGTACAATTTGCTGTCCACCAAAGGAGACCATAACGCATGA